The following proteins come from a genomic window of Acidobacteriota bacterium:
- the gvpA gene encoding gas vesicle structural protein GvpA (There are 14 genes on the gvp gene cluster in halophilic archaea. The product of gvpA is a structural component of gas vesicles, which provide buoyancy to cells and promote flotation. It has been reported that the products of gvpAO and gvpFGJKLM represent the minimal set required for gas vesicle formation in halophilic archaea.), producing MAVERVSGGSSLIDVLDRILDKGIVIDAWVRISLVGIDLITVEARVVVASIDTYLKYADAVGLVGLVSRPQLAERGKEAAEVEIEAPVRRPRPAARRGAARR from the coding sequence ATGGCTGTTGAACGCGTATCCGGCGGTTCCAGTCTTATTGACGTACTCGATCGCATACTGGATAAAGGGATCGTGATCGATGCGTGGGTGCGCATCTCGCTGGTCGGCATCGATCTGATCACGGTCGAAGCGCGCGTCGTGGTCGCTTCCATCGACACGTACCTGAAGTACGCCGACGCGGTTGGTCTCGTTGGCCTGGTCTCGCGTCCGCAGCTCGCCGAGAGGGGAAAAGAAGCCGCCGAAGTCGAGATCGAAGCGCCGGTACGCCGGCCGCGTCCGGC
- a CDS encoding gas vesicle protein, translated as MDRTPTVAGTTNLVDILDRILDKGLVVAGDIRVSLANVELLTIRIRLLICSVDKAEQIGLNWWKHDPNLTVGRARPPQRRNLPAPGPSDRENIAPRKATARRTK; from the coding sequence ATGGACCGAACCCCGACTGTAGCTGGAACAACAAACCTGGTCGACATCCTCGATCGGATCTTGGACAAAGGTCTGGTCGTTGCCGGGGACATTCGTGTCTCGCTGGCGAACGTTGAATTGTTGACCATCCGCATCCGGCTGCTGATCTGCTCGGTGGACAAAGCCGAACAGATCGGGCTGAACTGGTGGAAGCACGACCCGAATCTCACGGTAGGAAGAGCACGCCCGCCGCAGCGCAGGAATCTGCCGGCGCCTGGGCCTTCCGACCGGGAAAACATCGCGCCGCGGAAAGCTACGGCGCGGCGCACGAAGTAA